In Sphingomonas sp. Leaf357, a single genomic region encodes these proteins:
- a CDS encoding CPBP family intramembrane glutamic endopeptidase has protein sequence MRPTRPKTPPGSSLWRVIHYPLTLLAIGLAMMALAGLLVGGLREVLPIGHGGLRGVLFSLIASAIFVGAYWLFVHFVERRPFEEFEREDWFGELAIAAAAGFVLFSIVIGIIATQDGYGIAGINPLRAALPALAVAIFSGVSEEIVLRGVIFRLVERLTGSWIALALSAILFGAMHLGNPNATLFAGLAIALEAGVMLAALYMVTRRLWAVIGLHAAWNFTQGGIYGVPVSGFDAGGLIRPSITGSDLLTGGSFGAEASLTALLVNLAVGIGLMWIAWQQDLVVPPRWVRRGGFQGDERLARTRR, from the coding sequence ATGAGGCCGACACGACCGAAAACGCCGCCGGGCAGCAGCCTGTGGCGTGTCATTCATTATCCGCTCACCCTGCTGGCGATCGGGCTAGCGATGATGGCGCTCGCCGGGCTGCTGGTCGGCGGGCTGCGCGAGGTGCTGCCGATCGGCCATGGGGGGCTGCGCGGTGTGCTGTTCTCGCTGATCGCGTCCGCCATTTTCGTCGGTGCCTATTGGCTGTTCGTGCATTTCGTCGAGCGGCGCCCGTTCGAGGAATTCGAGCGCGAGGATTGGTTCGGCGAGCTTGCCATCGCCGCGGCGGCCGGGTTCGTCTTGTTCTCGATCGTGATCGGGATCATCGCCACGCAGGACGGGTACGGCATTGCCGGCATCAACCCGCTGCGCGCGGCGTTACCCGCGCTGGCCGTGGCGATCTTCTCCGGCGTGAGCGAGGAGATCGTGCTGCGCGGCGTGATCTTCCGCTTGGTCGAGCGCCTCACCGGCAGCTGGATCGCGCTGGCGCTGTCCGCGATCCTGTTCGGGGCGATGCATCTCGGCAATCCCAACGCCACCCTGTTCGCCGGCCTGGCGATCGCGCTCGAGGCGGGGGTGATGCTCGCCGCGCTGTATATGGTGACGCGGCGGTTATGGGCCGTGATTGGGCTGCACGCCGCGTGGAACTTCACGCAGGGCGGGATCTACGGCGTCCCGGTGTCGGGCTTCGATGCCGGGGGGCTGATCCGTCCGAGCATCACCGGATCGGACCTGCTGACCGGCGGGTCGTTCGGGGCGGAGGCATCGCTGACAGCGTTGCTGGTCAACCTCGCCGTCGGGATCGGCCTGATGTGGATCGCCTGGCAGCAGGATCTGGTCGTGCCCCCGCGCTGGGTGCGGCGCGGCGGCTTTCAGGGCGACGAGCGGCTGGCCCGGACGAGACGGTGA
- the ada gene encoding bifunctional DNA-binding transcriptional regulator/O6-methylguanine-DNA methyltransferase Ada encodes MTQHAAIDPDTAWAAFEARDRAYDGRVFIAVRTTGIYCKPSCPARHPRRENIEFHADAASARAAGFRACMRCKPDEVGRDRIAVARAVALLEAAEDMIGLEELAEQVGYAPHHFHRLFKRATGVTPAAYARGLKAQRAARALSEEASVTAAIYEAGYSAPSRFYEDGAKRLGMSPSAWKNGGAGVTIRWTIADTSLGRMLIAATDKGLCRIAFDEDDTALLLRFPKAEIAPGGAALADLAARVVASVESPERDQDLPLDVQGTAFQEAIWQALRRIPIGETRSYGELAAAIGKPGAVRAAGTACGANPVAVAVPCHRVLRGDGSPGGYAYGSDRKAALLRREGAD; translated from the coding sequence ATGACGCAGCACGCCGCAATCGATCCAGACACCGCATGGGCCGCGTTCGAGGCGCGGGACCGGGCCTATGACGGGCGGGTTTTCATCGCCGTTCGCACCACCGGCATCTATTGCAAGCCGAGCTGTCCGGCGCGGCATCCCCGGCGCGAGAATATCGAATTCCATGCCGATGCCGCTTCGGCGCGGGCGGCGGGCTTTCGCGCCTGTATGCGCTGCAAACCCGATGAAGTGGGGCGGGACCGGATCGCGGTGGCGCGGGCGGTGGCTCTGCTGGAAGCGGCCGAGGACATGATCGGGCTGGAGGAACTGGCCGAGCAGGTCGGTTACGCGCCGCACCATTTCCATCGCCTGTTCAAGCGCGCGACCGGAGTGACGCCCGCCGCTTATGCGCGCGGGCTGAAGGCGCAGCGCGCCGCGCGGGCGCTGAGCGAAGAGGCGAGCGTGACGGCGGCGATCTACGAGGCCGGCTATTCCGCGCCTAGCCGCTTTTACGAGGATGGCGCGAAGCGGCTGGGGATGAGCCCGAGCGCATGGAAGAACGGCGGCGCTGGGGTGACGATCCGCTGGACGATCGCCGATACCAGCCTGGGCAGGATGCTGATCGCCGCGACCGACAAGGGGCTGTGCCGGATCGCCTTCGACGAGGACGACACCGCCTTGCTACTGCGCTTCCCCAAGGCGGAGATCGCGCCCGGTGGCGCGGCTTTGGCCGATCTGGCGGCCCGGGTGGTGGCGAGCGTGGAATCGCCCGAGCGCGATCAGGATCTGCCGCTCGACGTGCAGGGCACCGCGTTTCAGGAGGCGATCTGGCAGGCGTTGCGCCGCATTCCGATCGGCGAGACGCGATCCTACGGCGAACTCGCCGCCGCGATCGGCAAGCCCGGCGCGGTGCGCGCGGCGGGCACGGCCTGCGGGGCCAATCCGGTGGCGGTCGCCGTGCCCTGCCACCGGGTGCTGCGCGGGGACGGATCGCCGGGCGGCTATGCTTACGGCTCGGATCGCAAGGCCGCCTTGCTCCGGCGCGAGGGGGCCGACTGA
- the vapC gene encoding type II toxin-antitoxin system VapC family toxin has product MIVADSNVWIDFLGGTIRPSTNRLDTALADQSLVLLDVVAAEVLQGLRSDRDVSRTMRLFESLQSLEIGGLPLAMEAARNYRRLRALGVTPRKTIDTLIATRCIADNIPLLYDDRDFDPFVAHLGLISAMDR; this is encoded by the coding sequence ATGATCGTCGCGGATTCCAACGTGTGGATCGATTTCCTGGGCGGCACGATCCGTCCAAGCACCAATCGGCTCGACACCGCGTTGGCCGACCAATCGCTAGTCTTACTGGACGTGGTCGCAGCGGAAGTGCTGCAAGGACTGCGATCGGATCGTGATGTTAGTCGAACGATGAGATTGTTCGAAAGCTTGCAGTCACTTGAAATCGGCGGTCTGCCTCTAGCGATGGAGGCAGCGCGCAATTACCGCAGGTTGCGCGCGCTCGGCGTCACCCCTCGCAAGACCATCGATACCTTGATTGCCACGCGATGCATCGCCGACAATATTCCTTTGCTCTACGATGATCGCGATTTCGATCCGTTCGTGGCGCATCTCGGTTTGATTTCCGCTATGGACCGCTGA
- a CDS encoding type II toxin-antitoxin system Phd/YefM family antitoxin: MIDQLLAGSGVSITDLKKNPSAVIEAAGGFPVAVLNRNTPAAYLVPAKAWEELMDRLEDMELAELVRARAGEPRIKVRLEEL, from the coding sequence ATGATCGATCAGCTATTGGCCGGCTCCGGCGTCAGTATCACCGACCTCAAGAAAAACCCCTCGGCCGTGATCGAGGCGGCGGGGGGATTTCCGGTTGCGGTGCTCAACCGAAACACCCCTGCCGCCTATCTGGTGCCCGCCAAGGCCTGGGAGGAACTGATGGACCGGCTGGAAGACATGGAACTCGCCGAACTGGTCCGTGCCCGTGCCGGCGAACCGCGTATCAAGGTGCGGCTTGAAGAATTATGA
- a CDS encoding S1C family serine protease, producing the protein MIPRLFLALLLLFGLTAPAHADDISASARSVVRVVTVAVVDDEVVGFGHGSGFAVAPNRIVTNAHVVDLAARYPDNVVIGVVPSEGNRSYQGKVIAIDTQRDLALIELTGVKLPTLALYTGPVDEGSSMTALGYPGNVDMATARSAADYIMPLSPIRSEGVFSGRRTLSGVEVLLHTASIARGNSGGPLLDPCGRVVGVNSALTHGEDGDASFGFAIADTELATFLRNAKQDFAGVGNPCTSIAERLKQDSDADALAASDAQKARLDANSQAAAARDKAMVGARDAAQRLRENFIAIAAGLLVAGLLAAGGAAMLELRGLRPWAIGVASVGAIVFVAALVVFVMRPSGEPVMPPVVPDATPTVSSDAAIGPMVCTVLPNRSRITVSSQDDVKLDWGAGGCVNQRTQYAENGSRWDRILVPSEEQTVSVLQFDPATKIYSNARYLLSAAQMDAVRKVRSQVSLKACSSDIAARANLSTQQAAIRATLPPLPNEKIVYACKVAP; encoded by the coding sequence ATGATACCCCGCCTGTTCCTTGCCCTCCTGCTGCTCTTCGGCCTCACCGCCCCAGCGCACGCCGACGATATCTCCGCATCGGCCCGCAGCGTCGTGCGCGTCGTCACGGTGGCGGTGGTGGATGATGAGGTCGTCGGCTTCGGGCATGGCAGCGGGTTTGCGGTCGCGCCCAATCGGATCGTCACCAACGCGCATGTCGTCGATCTCGCGGCGCGCTATCCCGACAATGTCGTGATCGGCGTCGTGCCGTCCGAGGGCAACCGGTCCTATCAGGGCAAGGTGATCGCGATCGACACGCAGCGCGATCTGGCGTTGATCGAGCTGACCGGCGTGAAGCTGCCTACGCTGGCGCTCTACACCGGTCCGGTGGACGAGGGCAGTTCGATGACCGCGCTCGGCTATCCCGGCAATGTCGACATGGCGACGGCGCGGTCGGCGGCGGATTACATCATGCCGTTGTCGCCGATCCGATCCGAGGGCGTGTTCTCGGGCCGCCGCACGCTCTCGGGCGTCGAGGTGTTGCTGCACACCGCCAGCATCGCGCGAGGCAATTCGGGCGGCCCGTTGCTCGATCCGTGCGGCCGCGTGGTCGGCGTCAACTCGGCGCTGACGCATGGCGAGGATGGCGATGCCAGTTTCGGTTTCGCGATCGCCGACACCGAACTCGCGACCTTCCTGCGCAATGCGAAGCAGGATTTCGCGGGCGTCGGCAACCCCTGCACCAGCATCGCCGAGCGCCTCAAACAGGATAGCGACGCCGACGCGCTGGCCGCGTCCGATGCGCAGAAGGCGCGGCTCGATGCGAACAGCCAAGCCGCTGCCGCACGCGACAAGGCGATGGTCGGCGCGCGCGACGCGGCGCAGCGGCTGCGCGAGAATTTCATCGCCATCGCCGCCGGGCTGCTCGTCGCCGGTCTGCTCGCGGCGGGCGGTGCGGCGATGCTCGAACTGCGCGGGCTGCGGCCCTGGGCGATCGGCGTCGCGAGCGTCGGCGCGATTGTGTTCGTCGCCGCGCTGGTCGTTTTCGTGATGCGCCCGAGCGGGGAACCCGTGATGCCGCCGGTCGTGCCCGATGCCACGCCGACCGTCAGCAGCGATGCCGCGATCGGCCCGATGGTCTGCACCGTGCTGCCCAACCGCAGCCGCATCACCGTGTCTTCGCAGGACGATGTGAAGCTCGATTGGGGTGCCGGCGGCTGCGTCAACCAGCGCACGCAATATGCCGAGAACGGCAGCCGCTGGGATCGGATCCTCGTGCCGTCCGAGGAGCAGACCGTCTCCGTGCTGCAATTCGATCCGGCGACGAAGATCTATTCGAACGCGCGCTATTTGCTGTCCGCCGCGCAGATGGATGCCGTGCGCAAGGTGCGCAGCCAGGTGTCGCTAAAGGCCTGTTCCAGCGACATCGCGGCGCGTGCCAATCTCTCGACGCAACAGGCGGCGATCCGCGCCACGCTGCCGCCGCTGCCGAACGAGAAGATCGTTTATGCCTGCAAGGTGGCACCCTGA
- a CDS encoding type II toxin-antitoxin system VapB family antitoxin yields the protein MRTNIVIDDDLIAQAMQTSGATTKREVVDLGLRALIRAQAYAELRSLRGKLQWEGDLDAMRTD from the coding sequence ATGCGCACGAACATCGTGATTGACGACGACTTGATCGCACAGGCCATGCAGACCAGCGGCGCGACGACCAAGCGCGAAGTGGTGGATCTCGGCCTTCGCGCGCTGATTCGTGCACAAGCTTATGCCGAATTGCGATCCTTACGCGGGAAGTTGCAGTGGGAGGGTGATCTGGACGCTATGCGGACGGATTGA